In Caproiciproducens sp. NJN-50, the following are encoded in one genomic region:
- the coaD gene encoding pantetheine-phosphate adenylyltransferase has product MKIAICPGSFDPVTLGHMDIINRARKLFDHTIVAVLVNPEKHTAFTVEERINMLKRCARDMKDVEVVGFDGLIADYARIRDAAAIVKGLRAMSDFEYEFQMALFNKKLNPELETIYLNTTAENMFLSSSGVKQVACFGGDISNFVPECILQDIEQRLCVGGKRK; this is encoded by the coding sequence ATGAAAATAGCAATTTGTCCGGGCAGCTTCGATCCCGTCACGCTCGGGCACATGGATATTATCAATCGGGCCAGAAAACTTTTCGACCACACCATTGTCGCCGTTTTGGTCAACCCGGAAAAGCATACCGCTTTTACGGTGGAAGAACGCATCAATATGCTGAAGCGCTGCGCCAGAGACATGAAGGATGTGGAGGTCGTCGGGTTCGACGGGCTGATCGCGGATTACGCGAGAATCCGCGACGCTGCGGCGATCGTAAAGGGGCTCCGTGCCATGTCCGATTTTGAGTACGAATTTCAGATGGCCCTTTTCAACAAAAAACTGAACCCCGAGCTGGAAACGATCTATCTGAACACGACGGCGGAAAACATGTTTTTAAGCTCCAGCGGCGTGAAACAGGTGGCCTGCTTTGGCGGGGATATTTCCAATTTCGTTCCTGAATGCATCTTGCAGGATATTGAACAGCGTTTGTGTGTGGGAGGAAAACGAAAATGA
- the rsmD gene encoding 16S rRNA (guanine(966)-N(2))-methyltransferase RsmD yields MRVITGSARGKKLSVCAGDAVRPTPDRVKEALFSIVQFQVEGRRVLDLFAGSGQLGIEALSRGAREAVFVDAGSRPASVVAKNLEGTGLSDRARVWHMDFAFYLSSDCGMFDLAFLDPPYRTGLLQRALPAVAGHMNPGGTIVCENPTDEPLPESAGEFVRGRSYRYGKIALTLYKHKDVT; encoded by the coding sequence ATGAGAGTCATTACCGGTTCCGCCAGAGGAAAAAAGCTTTCCGTATGCGCGGGTGATGCGGTCCGGCCGACTCCGGACCGCGTCAAGGAGGCGCTGTTCAGCATTGTTCAGTTTCAGGTCGAGGGCAGACGCGTCCTGGATCTGTTTGCGGGTTCGGGGCAGCTGGGCATCGAGGCTCTGAGCCGCGGCGCGCGGGAGGCGGTCTTTGTCGACGCGGGAAGCCGGCCCGCCTCCGTCGTGGCAAAAAATCTGGAAGGCACCGGCCTTTCAGACCGGGCGAGGGTCTGGCATATGGACTTTGCTTTTTACCTTTCGAGCGACTGCGGGATGTTTGATTTGGCTTTCCTTGACCCTCCCTACCGGACCGGGCTGCTTCAGCGGGCCCTTCCCGCTGTCGCCGGTCATATGAACCCGGGCGGCACCATTGTCTGTGAAAATCCAACCGACGAACCCCTCCCGGAGTCGGCGGGGGAGTTTGTGCGGGGACGTTCCTATCGCTATGGCAAAATCGCGCTGACCCTATATAAACACAAGGACGTGACATAA
- the uvrC gene encoding excinuclease ABC subunit UvrC, whose product MPTDQEKHKKELRARAMRLPLSPGVYLMHDKSGKIIYIGKAKALKNRVSQYFGSEKNHDAKVRRMVASVDTFEYILTDSEFEALVLECSLIKQHSPKYNILLKDDKGYHYIRVSSGPWPRISEAKQIADDGAEYIGPYVSSWSVKQSVDEALKIFRLPSCTRKFPQEIGKGRPCLYYYIKQCCAPCRGKVSEAEYREFVAEALEFLRGGSAKSIRALTEKMNEAAERLEFERAARLRDRIAAIRKMSDRQKVVASRVKEQDVVALTQSAEKSCFEVFRFQNGRLCDRETFLMGETGGAKEARSEFLERYYSMRSRIPPRIALDGPVENAELISQWLTEKAGRKVTVTVPQKGEQARLVEMCRSNAAEQLAQTMGRTGREASALDELARLLGLSEPPAYIESYDISNLAGGENVAGMVVFENGRPLRSAYRKFKIRSVTGQDDYASLREVMTRRVEEYWKNKETGEGFGRLPDLILLDGGKGQVSAVRPVLEEAGLRIPLFGMVKDDRHRTRAIAKDGGEISINSSRSAFTLVSSIQEEVHRFAIGYHRQARKKAAIASSLTMIEGIGPTRARALLKHFKTVAAVRNAAVEELAAAPGMTKPAAQKVYFAFHPEEPVRTALTDEPVHGIIKK is encoded by the coding sequence ATGCCGACCGATCAGGAAAAACATAAAAAGGAACTCAGGGCCCGCGCCATGCGCCTGCCGCTGAGCCCGGGCGTCTACCTGATGCATGATAAGTCAGGTAAAATTATTTATATCGGCAAGGCCAAGGCGCTGAAAAACCGGGTCAGCCAGTATTTCGGCTCCGAAAAAAATCACGACGCCAAGGTGCGCCGCATGGTTGCCAGCGTCGATACTTTTGAATATATCCTGACGGACAGCGAATTTGAGGCCCTGGTGCTGGAATGCAGCCTCATCAAGCAGCATTCGCCGAAATACAATATCCTGCTCAAGGACGACAAGGGCTATCATTACATCCGCGTCAGTTCCGGCCCATGGCCGAGAATCTCGGAAGCGAAGCAGATCGCGGACGACGGCGCGGAGTACATCGGGCCGTACGTCAGTTCCTGGTCTGTGAAACAGTCGGTGGACGAGGCGCTCAAGATCTTCCGTCTGCCGTCCTGCACAAGAAAATTCCCGCAGGAAATCGGCAAGGGCCGTCCCTGCCTGTACTACTACATCAAGCAATGCTGCGCGCCCTGCCGCGGGAAAGTCAGCGAGGCGGAGTACCGGGAATTTGTGGCGGAGGCCCTGGAATTTTTGCGCGGCGGCAGCGCGAAAAGCATACGCGCCCTGACGGAAAAGATGAACGAGGCGGCGGAGCGTCTTGAATTTGAACGCGCCGCCCGCCTGCGGGACCGGATCGCGGCGATCCGGAAAATGAGCGACAGGCAAAAGGTCGTCGCCTCCCGCGTAAAGGAGCAGGATGTCGTCGCGCTGACGCAAAGCGCGGAAAAAAGCTGCTTCGAAGTGTTCCGGTTTCAGAATGGAAGGCTGTGCGACAGGGAAACCTTTCTGATGGGGGAAACCGGAGGCGCAAAAGAGGCGCGAAGCGAATTCCTGGAGCGGTACTATTCCATGCGCAGCCGGATCCCGCCCCGCATTGCGCTGGACGGTCCTGTGGAAAACGCCGAGCTGATTTCCCAATGGCTGACGGAAAAGGCGGGCAGAAAGGTAACGGTCACGGTCCCTCAAAAGGGGGAGCAGGCGCGGCTGGTCGAAATGTGCCGCAGCAACGCGGCGGAACAGCTCGCCCAGACCATGGGCCGGACCGGAAGGGAAGCCTCCGCGCTGGATGAGCTTGCCCGTCTGCTCGGGCTTTCCGAGCCGCCCGCCTATATTGAGTCCTATGATATTTCCAATCTGGCCGGCGGGGAAAACGTTGCGGGCATGGTTGTGTTTGAAAACGGAAGGCCCCTTCGGTCTGCCTACCGCAAATTTAAAATCCGTTCTGTCACGGGGCAGGACGACTATGCCAGTCTGCGGGAAGTGATGACCCGCCGCGTGGAAGAATATTGGAAGAACAAAGAAACGGGCGAAGGATTCGGCCGTCTGCCGGACCTGATCCTTCTGGACGGGGGCAAAGGGCAGGTTTCCGCCGTTCGTCCCGTGCTGGAAGAGGCCGGTCTCCGGATCCCATTATTCGGCATGGTAAAAGACGACAGGCACCGCACCCGCGCCATTGCGAAAGACGGCGGTGAAATTTCCATCAATTCCAGCCGGAGCGCGTTTACGCTGGTTTCCTCCATTCAGGAGGAAGTGCATCGGTTCGCCATTGGATATCACCGCCAGGCGAGGAAAAAAGCGGCTATTGCTTCTTCTCTTACGATGATTGAGGGGATCGGTCCCACGAGGGCAAGGGCGCTCCTGAAGCATTTCAAAACCGTCGCCGCAGTGCGGAACGCCGCGGTTGAAGAGCTTGCCGCCGCGCCCGGCATGACGAAACCGGCGGCGCAAAAGGTATATTTTGCGTTTCATCCGGAAGAACCTGTGCGAACTGCATTGACAGACGAGCCGGTTCATGGGATAATAAAAAAATAA
- a CDS encoding GNAT family N-acetyltransferase codes for MEFKYADGRNKDFILLCEMLDDYLNEIVGGEKQRNQYAQYNTLEKIHDVVLVYDGVLPIACAGLKYYKAGVAEVKRVFLREEYRGKGISILLLSALEKKAKEKGYHSLILETGKPLKAAMGLYQKTGFEMIDNYGPYKNMADSVCMQKTIL; via the coding sequence ATGGAATTTAAATATGCGGATGGGAGAAATAAAGATTTCATTCTGTTATGTGAAATGCTGGACGATTATCTAAATGAAATTGTCGGGGGAGAAAAACAGCGCAACCAGTATGCACAATATAACACATTAGAAAAGATTCATGACGTTGTACTGGTTTATGATGGTGTGTTACCCATAGCTTGTGCGGGCCTTAAGTATTATAAAGCGGGCGTTGCCGAGGTAAAGCGTGTTTTCCTCCGCGAAGAGTACCGAGGCAAAGGCATATCCATACTGTTACTATCTGCTCTTGAGAAAAAAGCAAAGGAAAAGGGATATCATAGCCTTATTTTGGAAACTGGAAAACCGCTGAAGGCTGCGATGGGGCTGTATCAAAAAACAGGATTTGAAATGATTGACAACTACGGGCCATACAAAAATATGGCCGATTCAGTCTGTATGCAAAAAACCATTCTGTAA
- a CDS encoding HPr family phosphocarrier protein — protein sequence MYVKEVLVQNQVGLHARPATFFIQKANEYKSSIWVEKEERRVNAKSLLGVLSLGIVGGTNIRIIADGADEQEAVDGLVQLVQSGFSE from the coding sequence ATGTATGTAAAAGAAGTTCTGGTTCAGAACCAGGTGGGTCTGCACGCCCGTCCGGCCACTTTTTTCATTCAAAAGGCAAATGAGTATAAGTCTTCCATTTGGGTGGAGAAAGAGGAGAGGCGCGTTAACGCGAAAAGCCTGCTGGGGGTCCTTTCTCTCGGAATCGTCGGCGGAACAAACATCAGGATTATTGCGGACGGGGCGGATGAGCAGGAAGCTGTGGACGGTTTGGTTCAGCTGGTGCAGTCCGGTTTTTCTGAATAA
- the trmD gene encoding tRNA (guanosine(37)-N1)-methyltransferase TrmD has product MRIDLLTLFPEMCETVMAESIIGRARKKGAVQVCCHQIRDYALDKHSTVDDSPFGGGMGMLLKAEPIALCMDDLIAHLGKKPHTVYLSPQGKTLTQNRVRELSELDGLVLLCGHYEGVDERVLEAYADEEISAGDYVVTGGELPALLLADAVCRMVPGVLSDVECYTEESHFHSLLEYPQYTRPADWRGRRVPEVLLSGDHERVRRWRREQSLARTAVRRPELLSSADLTGEDREFLQSVSGSGAGETL; this is encoded by the coding sequence ATGAGGATTGATCTGCTGACGCTGTTCCCTGAAATGTGCGAAACCGTCATGGCGGAGAGCATCATAGGGAGGGCGCGCAAAAAGGGCGCGGTGCAGGTTTGCTGCCACCAGATCCGGGATTATGCGCTGGACAAGCACAGCACGGTCGATGATTCCCCGTTCGGCGGCGGGATGGGAATGCTGCTGAAAGCGGAGCCGATCGCCCTGTGCATGGACGACCTGATCGCGCATCTGGGCAAAAAACCGCACACCGTCTATCTTTCTCCTCAAGGGAAAACCCTGACGCAAAACCGGGTCCGCGAGCTTTCGGAACTGGATGGACTGGTGCTGCTCTGCGGGCACTACGAAGGGGTGGACGAGCGTGTGCTGGAGGCCTATGCCGATGAGGAGATCTCCGCCGGGGACTACGTTGTGACCGGAGGGGAACTGCCCGCCCTTTTGCTGGCCGATGCCGTTTGCCGCATGGTTCCGGGTGTCTTGTCGGACGTCGAATGCTACACGGAAGAGAGTCATTTCCATTCTCTTTTGGAGTATCCGCAGTACACCCGTCCGGCGGACTGGCGGGGCCGCCGGGTCCCGGAGGTCCTGCTCAGCGGGGACCACGAGAGGGTCCGCCGTTGGCGGCGCGAACAATCGCTTGCAAGAACGGCGGTCAGACGTCCGGAGCTTCTTTCTTCCGCGGATCTGACGGGGGAGGATCGGGAATTTTTGCAGTCCGTCTCCGGATCTGGCGCCGGAGAAACATTGTAA
- the rimM gene encoding ribosome maturation factor RimM (Essential for efficient processing of 16S rRNA): MQKKFLEAGKIVGTHGVKGELRVQPWCDSAEFLMRFSNLYLDKGEIPVRVISSRVHKQLLLMVLEGVDSVEKADTYRNRVLYLDRNDVSLPDGRYFMQDLIGLDVYDADTFLYYGALTCVMRTGANDVYQITAQDHRNYLIPAVPEFIREIDLGKGKMMIRPIKGIFDDED; encoded by the coding sequence ATGCAAAAGAAATTTCTGGAGGCCGGAAAAATCGTGGGCACGCACGGCGTGAAGGGAGAACTCCGCGTTCAGCCATGGTGCGATTCCGCCGAATTTCTGATGCGATTTTCCAACCTGTATCTGGACAAAGGGGAAATTCCGGTCAGGGTGATTTCCTCGCGCGTGCACAAACAGCTCCTTCTCATGGTGCTGGAAGGGGTGGACTCCGTCGAAAAAGCGGATACGTACCGGAACAGGGTCCTGTACCTGGACCGGAATGACGTATCGCTCCCCGATGGCCGCTATTTCATGCAGGACCTGATCGGGCTGGATGTCTACGATGCCGACACATTTCTGTATTACGGCGCGCTGACCTGCGTGATGCGCACGGGTGCCAACGACGTCTACCAGATTACCGCTCAGGACCATAGAAATTATCTGATCCCGGCGGTTCCGGAGTTCATTCGGGAAATTGATCTGGGGAAGGGAAAAATGATGATCCGGCCAATCAAGGGGATTTTTGACGATGAGGATTGA
- a CDS encoding folate family ECF transporter S component, producing MKNFFNSAKLTQKHTGVLLLAGCGMLLALEVVLGMFTLNVSPILKIGFSFLPVAAAGMLFGPVAGGAVGALGDIVSYFISPTGPYFPGFTINGFVSGFLYGIFLYQKHVTLLKAFLAKTAVTIATSLLLTPLWLSILYSKAFFAVLSARIVTNLILLPIDILLLYGLMKAMEKEALFHIRKT from the coding sequence TTGAAGAATTTTTTTAACTCCGCCAAACTGACTCAAAAACACACGGGTGTCCTGCTGCTTGCCGGGTGCGGCATGCTTCTTGCGCTTGAAGTGGTCCTCGGTATGTTTACCCTCAATGTATCGCCGATTTTGAAGATCGGTTTTTCCTTCCTTCCCGTGGCGGCGGCAGGCATGCTGTTCGGCCCAGTGGCGGGCGGGGCGGTCGGCGCGCTGGGAGATATCGTGTCCTATTTTATCAGCCCGACGGGACCGTATTTTCCGGGGTTTACTATCAATGGATTTGTTTCAGGTTTTTTATATGGCATATTCCTTTATCAAAAGCATGTCACGCTTTTGAAAGCATTTCTGGCTAAAACAGCCGTCACGATTGCGACCAGTCTTCTTTTGACTCCGCTTTGGCTTTCTATCTTGTACTCAAAAGCTTTTTTTGCCGTTTTGTCCGCCCGCATTGTGACAAATCTGATCCTTTTGCCCATCGATATCCTGTTGCTGTACGGATTGATGAAGGCAATGGAAAAAGAGGCGCTGTTCCATATCAGAAAAACATAA
- a CDS encoding KH domain-containing protein — translation MKELLLSIAQGLVEAPELVSVDADEPSEDGTVVYHLHVAENDMGRVIGRQGRIAKAIRVVMRAAATRDGSKVAVEID, via the coding sequence ATGAAGGAACTGCTGTTATCCATTGCCCAGGGCCTTGTTGAGGCCCCGGAACTTGTCAGCGTGGATGCTGACGAACCATCCGAGGACGGAACGGTCGTGTATCATCTCCATGTCGCGGAAAACGACATGGGCCGGGTGATTGGCAGGCAGGGCCGGATCGCGAAGGCAATCCGCGTCGTAATGAGGGCCGCCGCTACCCGGGACGGCAGCAAGGTGGCCGTCGAAATCGACTGA
- the rpsP gene encoding 30S ribosomal protein S16: MSVKIRLRRMGAKKAPFYRIVVADSRFPRDGRFIEEIGYYNPLEEPSVVKVDAEKAKAWIANGAQPTDTVKVLFKKHGVL, from the coding sequence ATGTCAGTGAAAATCAGACTTCGCAGAATGGGCGCCAAAAAGGCTCCGTTCTACCGCATCGTGGTGGCGGATTCCCGCTTCCCGCGCGACGGCCGTTTTATCGAGGAAATCGGGTATTACAATCCGCTGGAAGAGCCGTCCGTCGTGAAGGTTGACGCCGAGAAGGCCAAGGCCTGGATCGCCAACGGCGCACAGCCCACCGACACCGTTAAGGTTCTGTTTAAAAAGCACGGCGTGCTTTAA